Below is a genomic region from Oceaniferula marina.
CGCTTGTAGTTGCTGCCGAGTGCGCCGAATTGATCTTTTAATTGGTCCATGTGTCCAGTTGTTGACACTAAAAGCCCCCTCACCGAAGGTGGAAGAGTGTGTTCGCCGTTGAGATAGCGTTCACGAATCCCGCTCATGCTCGAACCTTCACCTGCAGTCAGGTTTTCGAGAATCTGAAGATCCTCTTCAGACGGGGAAACCGCAACGTCTTTTAGTGTCATTAGAATGGCATCTAGGCCTTCAATAGCAACACCGGCAAGATTGCGAGTAGCGTCAACTTCTTCTAAACCTCTTAGCTCTTTACCCATTGCTTCAAGAGTGTGATTCATAGATTCCATGATTCGCTGATTATCAGAAATCACATTTAGTCGTTCAAATTCCTTGGTAGCAAGTGTTCCTGATACAGACAATTTTTGCAGCATTTTCTCAATAATCTCATAGAGAACTTTGAATGACTCGTGGAATGCCTTGATGGACATTATATCCCGGTGCTCTCTTAATGCGTTGAAGGAATGCGACATGATATCCAGGAGGCGAGCTTGCTCTGAAGCGAGTAAATCAAGCGAGAGGCCAGGATCATCGAGAGAGAATTTATCCAAGAATTGTAAACGTGCGGTTTCATTAGCGAGGAGGCGCGACTTATTGATGCGGTCAACCATTAGAGAGGCAGCATGACTATTTCCATCAAGGATGAATTCATGATTAAACTCATCAAGTTCTTCTTTCTCCTCATCGTTAAGAACTTTAGCGATAACTTTAAGTTTAGGGTCGATGATAGAGATCGAAGCTGTGATCTCTTTGATACGATCGATTTCATCAGCCGTCACGACGGTACTCATGGCTTTGCCAATGTTGAGCCTTTCTAGAATGACTCGATCAGAAGCGTCACCAAACACAACCATCTTATTTTCTTTGCGTGCTTTGATGTAATCGTCAGTATTGTCAGTAACCACGACATGTTTGATCTTTGCATTGTCGAGGTTGTCTGAGACGGCTCTGCCGAAACTATCGTAGCCGCACAGAATTACATGTTCTCCAAGAACATCATCTTCTGAAATTTGATCATCATCGAGACTTTCGGAAGTGAATATGAGTGCTATCCGATCAGCATTACTAATGAGGAAAGGGGTGCAAATCATCGAACACACTACGGTGATCATTACTGTTTGGCAGATAGTCGGATCGAGCATCTG
It encodes:
- a CDS encoding cation:proton antiporter, whose translation is MEHLIPILIATLAVATLLNVILRKFNIPTVIGYIIAGAIIGAVMGIEHHGNKELEHIAEFGIVFLMFTIGLEFSANHLLSMKREVFLFGLLQVVVTGAAFAIISTTLFDLSAKSSIIAGLGLALSSTAIVLKILNESGQIKAEFGRNSLGILIFQDIAVIPILLMVTLFTNDDKSIGVLLGETAINALIVLAILIIIGRFFLARIFKVVATTNSKEISMGTILLVVIGASYLAHHFGFSFSLGAFIGGMMLADTIYKYEVEADLIPFRNLLLGVFFVSVGLQIDLNLVGEKILTIIMLLAGIMLVKALVIYLLLAIWQGKKSALKTAITLSQIGEFSLVVFSLLMSTQMLDPTICQTVMITVVCSMICTPFLISNADRIALIFTSESLDDDQISEDDVLGEHVILCGYDSFGRAVSDNLDNAKIKHVVVTDNTDDYIKARKENKMVVFGDASDRVILERLNIGKAMSTVVTADEIDRIKEITASISIIDPKLKVIAKVLNDEEKEELDEFNHEFILDGNSHAASLMVDRINKSRLLANETARLQFLDKFSLDDPGLSLDLLASEQARLLDIMSHSFNALREHRDIMSIKAFHESFKVLYEIIEKMLQKLSVSGTLATKEFERLNVISDNQRIMESMNHTLEAMGKELRGLEEVDATRNLAGVAIEGLDAILMTLKDVAVSPSEEDLQILENLTAGEGSSMSGIRERYLNGEHTLPPSVRGLLVSTTGHMDQLKDQFGALGSNYKRLVKLS